The following is a genomic window from Bacillota bacterium.
TTGATATTTCCGGCTGCTGTTCTATCGGCTCTTGCGGCATGGGGTGTGCGGGCGTTGCCGCTACCCTACGGTGTTCATTCATTAATTGGCGTACTGGTGTTCACTATCCTCATCGTTGTTTTCTATCGGCTTCCCTTTCTCCGAGGTTTGATCGGTACGCTGTTTGCCTTCGGCAGCTTTGCCGCAGTCCAAGTTATTATTATACCCTTGCTGGCTCGGGCCGTTGGCGTGACTGAGTTAAGGGATCTCTGGGCGGATTCCTGGTTACGCATCATTCTGGCCTGGCCGGAACTCATCCTGATGGCTGTGGTGGCCTGGTTCCTATATCGTTTCCGGCCTGTCCCGGGACAAAGAACTGCTCAAAGTGGGTGAGTGCAGGAATGCTTAGAGCGGTGGTGGTTGAGGACCAAGTCATTGAACGGGAATACCTGAGGCAACTACTGGATGAGGCGGGCGACGTGGCGGTTATAGCCGAAGCCGGGAGCGGGCCGGAAGCGCTGGATCTGGTTACCCGCTTTCATCCCGACTTGGTCTTCCTGGACATCGGCCTTCCCGGATTGGGCGGGCTGGAGGTGGCCCGGCAACTGCTTCTCGCCGACCTTAGGCCGTTCATCGTCTTCGTGACCGTAGATCGACAACACGCCCCCGAAGCGTTTGATCTGGGTTCGGTGGACTACCTCCTTAAGCCTTACAACCGTTTGCGCCTAGCCAAAACCCTTGCCCGGGTGCGAGAAAGGATGGCTCCGCAGCGTCAGGCCGGTCGCCTTGTTCTCTCTCACAAAGAAGAGTTCCAGATAATCAGGTTAGAAGAAATCATCTTCATCGAATCTGACAAAAGAAAGAGGACTATTGTCCATACCGAAACCGCAACATTTGCCGCCCGCCAGAGTTTGGCGGTAATCGAAGATCAACTGGTCCGTTACCCCAACTTCTTGCGCACTAGCCGCTCCTATTTGGTAAACCTTGATTGGGTGGCCAAGGTTGAGGCATGGACTAATTACAGTCTTAGAATTGTCTTTCGCAATTGCGCCAAAGAAGCGTTTCTTAGCCGCAATAACTTGGCGGAATTCAAGAGACGACTGGAAGCCTTGCCTTTTGTTCCGGGTCAGTAAAACTACATTTCGGGTCATTATTTCTGCATTTCGGTTTTAAACCCCCCTGAATATCGTCCGCGGGATGTTACGATATACTCAAAATGGGACGAGGTAGTACGCGTGAGGTTCCGTTCAAAAAGGCCTGTTGCTGAAAACAGCCAGCATACATGGCCTAATCAGCAACACTTTTCCCGGGCAGGCTCACTCTTGCTGGCCGCCATACTATGCCAATTGCTCGGAATCGCCCTTGTTGTTCAAGTTCTGCAATTCCACGGTTTGCTCCTCTGGTCACAAGGCTTAGTGATCGCGGCGGTGTTCATTCTCTTGCACTATATGCTGGTCCTGGCCCTCGTCGGGTGGATAATGGCCAATGAGGCCCGCCGTTTCATGCTGGACGAACAGAAGAGAGCAGTGGAGACGGCCCACGGCTTTCTCCAGGTGGTGCGGGCGCAGCGGCACGATTTGGTGAATCACCTTCAGGCACTGGCAGCCCTGTTTCAAACCGGGCGCGAAGAAATGGGGCGCAAATACCTGGGCGAAATGATCCGGGTTGGCGCCAACGCCAATGAGGCGATTCAAGGCAATGACCCCGTGCTGGCGGCTTTTCTGCAGGTTCGGGTTCATCAAGCTGCGGCGCAGGGGGTGGACTTCGAGCTGGATGTGGAAAATGCCTTCGGCCCGCTACCAGTATCCATCGCCTACGCCCTGGTCGGCGTACTGGGCAATCTCCTGGATAACGCCTTCGAAACCGTGACACCCTTGCCGGCTGCGCAACGGAAAGTAATGTGTGCCATAGCGCAATACGACAAATACTTGATCGTGCGCATTAGTGACAGCGGCCTGGGAATTGCTCCCGAACACCGGGAGCGGATCTTCAACCCCGATTTCTCTACCCGGGGTACGGGCCGGGGCCAGGGCCTTGCCCTGGTATGGGAAGTGGTGACCGGCATCGGGGGACGGGTGGAAGTCGGTGATAATCCAACCACGTTTACCGTATGGTTTCCGTTGCGGGGGGTGGCGCCGTGATCCGGCGTTGGGCCGAACAATCGGCGGTTTATCTGCAGACCGAGCTTGAGCTGGATCCGGCCCGGCTAAAGGTTCTGGCCTACGGTCTGGAAGCCGTCCTAGGCGGGTTGGTTCAGCTCACGGCCTTAGCCATCATACCTTTTCTGCTTGGGATCGGCCCGGCCACCTGGATGGCGGCGGGAACCGCGGCATTTTTCCGACTGCCGGCGGGCGGAGCGCACTGCCGGGCGTTTGACCGTTGCCTGTTAAGCTCTCTGAGTACCTTTATGCTGGCCGGCGCCACCAGCGTCCTGCTCACCAGCCAAATTTCTTTTCATCCCTTCCCCCTCGTCCTTGCCGTTCTGTGTGTGGCCGCATTAGCCGTTTTGCTCTATGTACCCGCGGACACGTCCGCACGCCCGATAAAAAGTCACCGGGAAAAACGGCGCTTGAAAGCCTGGGCCTTTTTCGTGCTGGGTTTTTACCTTCTTCTCCTCCACCTGGGCATCCGAAACAACATTTCTCCGGAATTGATTGTAGCGGGCGGCCTGGGACTGCTCATTCAGGCCTTCACCGTCACGCCCTGGGGTTACCGGGCAATAAACGCTGTGGACCAGTTCCTGGCTGCTGGGTTGGGAATCTTTACGCGCCGGGGGGAGGTGAGAAGGTGAAGAAACTATTGCTGACATTCGCCAGCCAGACGGCTCTGTTGGCCGCCGTGATGGTTGCACAGCCGGCCAGTTGGCTGTTCTGGCACCAGCCGGAAACGCCGGAAGAGCTAAGGAGAAAATAGAGATCAAATACTTGGGAAAGGGGCAAAAAGGCCCCTTTCCCTTTTGGGGGATTGCTGTTACGGCCAGCCTATAATGTCCGGGGATAGACGGTGTTAATTGTCCAAGAATTGACCGGACAGTTGGCCGGCAATCATCGGCGGGCGGAGCAGGGAGAGCTATATGAGCTCTCCCTGAATCACCCGCTTTACCATATGGTCGTCAACGATTCGGTTGCCGTTCTGCGCCCCGTAAATCAGGCAATGGGTACAGGCCTTGTTGATCAATCGCGGGGCTCCGGCTGAGAAACGAAAGACCTCATCCAACGCCCCATCCGAGAAGATGTCTCGGTCCGCACCGGCGTAGGCCAGGTGCCGTTTTACGTACTCGCCGGTTTGCGCCCTGTCCAGGTAGGTTAGTCTGCACTGCAAGTCGATGCGTTGCCGGATGGCGGCGTAGGCCTGGAGTCGGAGCCGTTCTAAAAGCTCGCTCTGCCCGACCAGGATGAGGGCCATGGGGCTTATGGAGTCCATCTTGAAGTTGAGGAGAAACCGGACCTCTTCCAGCATCTCCTTATCTAACAAGTGGGCTTCATCCATGATCACCACCGGCTGCAAGGAATGAACGCCCCGCATCAACTCGATCTCCCGGTGCAGTTGGCGCTTGGCATCGCCCCGGTAGAACTTGGCTTCGCACCCCAACTGTTCCAGCAGGCCTTTGTAGAAATGCCGGGGCGTCAGCTTGGAATCTGCCAGGTACATAACCAGAAACCGGGCCGGGTCGAGGGTATCCTTGAACCGCCGGATGGCGGTGGTATTACCGGTCCCGCTGTCCCCAGTGAACACAATAAACAGTTGGCGCTTGGCGGCATGTTCCAGTCTGCCCAGTGTCTCTTCCAGCATCACGGACGGGTACAACTGGCCTGTCGGAATGTCACGGGTGAACGGGGTATGGGCAAGACCGTAGAATCCTTCAAACACTGCCGTCGACCTCCCGCTTGCGAGTTGACCGGTAGGAAACGGCGGGAATCTGCAGGTTTTTGCGCTGCTGGTGCCTTAAGCGTGCTGCCGTCAAAAGCCTCGATGATGCCGCCGGCTCTTGCTGCAGATGCTCTGGCAGTCGCGGACGCTTGCCGGTCTGCTCGCCAATGACCAGTGGCTTAACCGTAAAGGCGTGCCCCTCGTACTCGATGGTCAGGGCGGCGGTATCAGCCGGGTCGTAGACGACATCCACCTTGCAGCCGATAAAATTCAGACCGACCTCGTACTTTTTGCCCGCGAAGCTGATGCAGCCCGCCTTGTCAACCTTCCTGTCCTCGCAGTGCAGAAAAGCAGATGCGACAGTTTCGGCATCCAAAAACCTGATCGCCTTGCTGTCACTCTGGTAAGCGGCAGCCGGGCTCCGGTTGTTCTCCAGAGCTGAATGGGGCTTGTTCTGGTAACACTCCTCCAACCAGACCCAAAACAGCGCATTGAGCTTGTCCAGCGACTGCGGTTTCTCCAGGGCCGCCTCGGCCAGGAAGGCATCCACCACTCGGTTGAACCGCTCCACCTTGCCCGTTGCTTCCGGAGCATACGGCTTGGCAAAAAGCAACCGGATCCCCATCTTGGCGCAAGCCCGGGTCATCCATTTGGTCCGGTACTGTTTACCGTTGTCAAAAAACACCGCTTCAGGCGTCCCGTACTTCCGGATCGCCTGGCGGAAACAGTCCTCGACGAATGCGCTGCTCCAAGGTGGGGTAGAACTCTCCGTGCACAATGAAGCGGGTGGCGTCGTCAAAGAAGGATACCAGATAGACCTGTTTCCTGGCGCCATCCGGGCCGATGGGCAGGTACGGCCCATACTTGATGTCCGAGTGCCAGAGCTGGTTGCGGTACCGCTTCTGAAACCGCCGGGCGGCAACGCCGGTATCCGCGTACATGCGCATGTGCCGGGCACTGTAGCCCTTCTCCACCAGTTTCTCCTGCAAGGTGCTGCGTTTGATCCGACCGGGTTCAACGAGCCCTTCCCACTCCAGGACCTGAATGATCTGCGCGACACTTCTTCCCGGCACCTCGCGGCGCAAAAGGACGGCCTGCTCCAGAACGTTGGCCGGGACGGCCTCCCTGTTCAGGCGTTCACCTTTACCCTTGGGCTTGAGGCCCCCGAACCCGTTTTCCCGGTACCGGGCCAGGTACCGGCGCAAGGTACGCTCGGATATCCCGGTCTGTGCGCAAATCTGGGCCTTAAGTATTTTGGCTTTGGCCGCATCCACGCCTTCCGCCAACAGCGGGGACAAAAGCTGTATTCGCTCGGCGGCGATTTCTTCGGCCTTCCGGTGGTCTCTCATGCCAAACGCCCTCCTCGATAGTTGATTTGGCACGAGTCTATACAGGAGCCGTCAGGACAGGAATGCCGAACGGGTCTGTACCCAAAGATTAGCATTGGCCACCGGGCGGACAACTCTGGCCAGCCAGCTCACGCCATCCCCTACCAACTGCCAGATCCTGTGGAGCGCGGACCCGGGAAGGGTGGATCGGCCTTCCGCAGACGCTAGCGCATAACGGGCGGCTGAAGAGCGGTAAGGCAACCGAGGAAATACGCAGCCAGTGCCCAAAACCAGCTCCGCCAGCGCCACAAGGTGGAGTCATCGGCCGCGGCGCTACACCGCCCACGGCTGCCTCAATGCTTTCTCTTATGTGACGCCTGTACGGCACCAGCAGGTCCGGCAGTTCGTGGTGGATGCGACGGCACGCAACACAACGAAGGCGGCGGATGACGAGGATGATTTTGTCCCCCAGGCTGTCGATACAACTCCGCTTACGGCTGCCAATTGCCTTCAACCGCCCGCTACAGCAGGGACAGGGTATCTGCTCCGCGCTCCTCACAAAAAACACCCCTGTTGGGGTTCTCAATGAGCTCATATTCTGTTACAATGACCATGCGGTGACGGACGCCTCTTGTGCTGCTGCTAACCACACACGCACAGCAAACAGGGGGCGTCTTTCCTTTCTCAATGATGTGGCCATTATATCCAGCAGACCCCGGTCAGGCAATCCCGTCAGCTTTCGGACGTTTTAGGGTAGCCCTAACAGATTGCCTCTGCAAACCGGTAAGTGTTCATTCTCGTTTCAATAGGTTTCGTACCAAAATCTCTACGTCTCAGGGGCGTACGCCACCATTTCGGGCAAAAATTGAGACAAAATGGTTACGGTTTGTTATGGTGGATGCGCAAAGGTTTCGGGTGGGTTACAGGTTTTCAGCCTTGCTCCCGTGGGTTACCGGGACTTTGAAGGAAAAGGAGGTAGCAAAAGGCTGCATCCTGAGGAACTTACAGGGAGGTGGTAATCAGGCGATGGTCTTCCGGGGTTGAGAGCGCGAGTAACTGATGATTGTGGTGTCAATTCATTTTGAAAGGAGTGTAATATCCTGTGATCACTCGGAAAAGAATTGCGTTAATGCTGATGTTAGCTCTAATGTTGAGCCTCGTACCGTTCAACGGGGCTTTTGGAAAAAGCGATTTAAAGGATGAACACGTAAGTGTTCGTGTTTTGGAGGCAGACCCAGCTAGTGACTTAGTTTTGGATCAAGTCAGCGCAATAATCTACCCAGATGGACGTGTTTCAGTCAGAACTATGGGAACAAAGAAAGCAGGAACACCAGAAATCGTATTTGACATAACCGTTGATGTTGAAGCAGGAACTTACAAAGTTGAGCTATTGACACCAAGGGATGAGCTTGAAACTTACGATGATGAAGCAAGCAGCATAAGCTCTATTAAACCAGGAACTTACGAAATACAAGTAAGATTAGTTACAAGAGATCATCTTCCTCAATATGAACTTGCCAGCACCACAAATCGACTTCGTTGGACTGTGTATGCGAATGGTACCGTGTTTCGAAACAATCACTGGTATGTATTTTGGACTGCCCAACCCTCTCCAATTGGTACTTACTGGTATACAAGTTGGTCAACAAGCTACAGCCCTT
Proteins encoded in this region:
- a CDS encoding LytTR family DNA-binding domain-containing protein; its protein translation is MVVEDQVIEREYLRQLLDEAGDVAVIAEAGSGPEALDLVTRFHPDLVFLDIGLPGLGGLEVARQLLLADLRPFIVFVTVDRQHAPEAFDLGSVDYLLKPYNRLRLAKTLARVRERMAPQRQAGRLVLSHKEEFQIIRLEEIIFIESDKRKRTIVHTETATFAARQSLAVIEDQLVRYPNFLRTSRSYLVNLDWVAKVEAWTNYSLRIVFRNCAKEAFLSRNNLAEFKRRLEALPFVPGQ
- a CDS encoding ATP-binding protein, translating into MLAAILCQLLGIALVVQVLQFHGLLLWSQGLVIAAVFILLHYMLVLALVGWIMANEARRFMLDEQKRAVETAHGFLQVVRAQRHDLVNHLQALAALFQTGREEMGRKYLGEMIRVGANANEAIQGNDPVLAAFLQVRVHQAAAQGVDFELDVENAFGPLPVSIAYALVGVLGNLLDNAFETVTPLPAAQRKVMCAIAQYDKYLIVRISDSGLGIAPEHRERIFNPDFSTRGTGRGQGLALVWEVVTGIGGRVEVGDNPTTFTVWFPLRGVAP
- a CDS encoding accessory gene regulator B family protein, whose protein sequence is MIRRWAEQSAVYLQTELELDPARLKVLAYGLEAVLGGLVQLTALAIIPFLLGIGPATWMAAGTAAFFRLPAGGAHCRAFDRCLLSSLSTFMLAGATSVLLTSQISFHPFPLVLAVLCVAALAVLLYVPADTSARPIKSHREKRRLKAWAFFVLGFYLLLLHLGIRNNISPELIVAGGLGLLIQAFTVTPWGYRAINAVDQFLAAGLGIFTRRGEVRR
- a CDS encoding cyclic lactone autoinducer peptide, which translates into the protein MKKLLLTFASQTALLAAVMVAQPASWLFWHQPETPEELRRK
- a CDS encoding AAA family ATPase → MFEGFYGLAHTPFTRDIPTGQLYPSVMLEETLGRLEHAAKRQLFIVFTGDSGTGNTTAIRRFKDTLDPARFLVMYLADSKLTPRHFYKGLLEQLGCEAKFYRGDAKRQLHREIELMRGVHSLQPVVIMDEAHLLDKEMLEEVRFLLNFKMDSISPMALILVGQSELLERLRLQAYAAIRQRIDLQCRLTYLDRAQTGEYVKRHLAYAGADRDIFSDGALDEVFRFSAGAPRLINKACTHCLIYGAQNGNRIVDDHMVKRVIQGELI
- a CDS encoding Mu transposase C-terminal domain-containing protein, which encodes MFFDNGKQYRTKWMTRACAKMGIRLLFAKPYAPEATGKVERFNRVVDAFLAEAALEKPQSLDKLNALFWVWLEECYQNKPHSALENNRSPAAAYQSDSKAIRFLDAETVASAFLHCEDRKVDKAGCISFAGKKYEVGLNFIGCKVDVVYDPADTAALTIEYEGHAFTVKPLVIGEQTGKRPRLPEHLQQEPAASSRLLTAARLRHQQRKNLQIPAVSYRSTRKREVDGSV
- a CDS encoding helix-turn-helix domain-containing protein codes for the protein MRDHRKAEEIAAERIQLLSPLLAEGVDAAKAKILKAQICAQTGISERTLRRYLARYRENGFGGLKPKGKGERLNREAVPANVLEQAVLLRREVPGRSVAQIIQVLEWEGLVEPGRIKRSTLQEKLVEKGYSARHMRMYADTGVAARRFQKRYRNQLWHSDIKYGPYLPIGPDGARKQVYLVSFFDDATRFIVHGEFYPTLEQRIRRGLFPPGDPEVRDA
- a CDS encoding DUF6431 domain-containing protein — translated: MSSLRTPTGVFFVRSAEQIPCPCCSGRLKAIGSRKRSCIDSLGDKIILVIRRLRCVACRRIHHELPDLLVPYRRHIRESIEAAVGGVAPRPMTPPCGAGGAGFGHWLRISSVALPLFSRPLCASVCGRPIHPSRVRAPQDLAVGRGWRELAGQSCPPGGQC